DNA from Agarilytica rhodophyticola:
AATGAAGATAAATGTATTTTCCCGGAAGCAACCAGTTCAATCGCAGTATCGAAGTCACTCCTTTCGTATACACGAGCGCCAACTAGCTCTAACTCCTTCCAAAAGAATTTAAATAAATCGACCTTAGGTTTATCCGGATGAATAGCCACAAGACAAATACGCCCTCGAACAGCTGCAATTTCTGTCATAACATCAACCGCCGCCTGGGCTCCGGAAACTTCAAATACAACGTCAGCACCTTTGCCATGACTCCATACATCGACTTCATTTTTAAGATCTGATGCAAGCGGATCTACCGTCAAAATTTGATGGTTTGCAGCGAATCTTCTTCTGCTTGCATTAACTTCCGATAACATTACCTCAGCTCCGATGGCTTTGGCCATTAACGCCACCAATTGACCAATCGGCCCTCCTCCAATGACTACAGCTTTTTCACCTGCTGCTAATCTTGCACGAATAACATCATGACAGGCCACTGCTAGAGGCTCAATTAGTGCACCTTCTTGTAAAGAAATAGCACTAGGTAGTTTATGCAAAGTTCGAGCTTTAACTGTCCAATAATTTTGAAAAGCGCCTGGAGAGTCAATACCCATAAATTTTAGATTATGGCAAATATGAGAGTGCCCCTGCTCACATGCGGGGCAACTGCCACAATAATCGAGTGGTCGTACAACCACTCTGTCTCCCACATCAAACCCCTTAACACTTTCTCCTACCTGTACAATTGTACCTGACATTTCGTGACCAATAATTTGCGGAGGGCCGACTCTTTGATCCATTACACCATGATAAATATGCATATCTGTTCCGCAAATACCCACAAAACCAACTTGAATAGTTACTTCGTCTTGCTCGGGAGAGGTTTTCTCCCCTTCAACTAAAGAAAACTTCCTTTCTCCAACATATTTAGCCGCAAACATATTCACTCTCTTATTTTTTTAATACAAGGTGCTGATTTAACAGATCAGGATCAAATGTGACTCCAGTGCCAATAGAATTGGGGGCTAATGCCCTCCCATTTTCAAGCTGTATCGGCTGTGTGGTGTACTTGTCTATTGGGAAAGAATGTACCTCCAAAAAGCCAGCATGAGGCTGAGATGCCATCAAAGAAACATGTAATTCGTGCATTCCATGGCTACATATGGATAAATTATTTGCATAAGCCAGATTGGCAATATTTAACCAGCCGGTAATTCCGCCTATATTTGATGCATCTGGCTGTAGAAATCCGAGCTTGGAGTAGTTGATGGCATGAGTAAATTCATGAATAGTATGGAGGTTTTCTCCCATTGCCAGTGGGATAGCAATAGCTTGAGCAATCCTTCCATAACCTTCGAAATCATCGGGAATAGTAGGCTCTTCAAACCAAGCAATATCGTATTTTTCAATCTTTTTACCAAAACGAATAGCATGCTCAACTCCCATAGAATAATTCGCATCTACCATAAATGTTCTTTCATCTCCAATTAAGTCTCGCACTGCGGCAACTCGAGTTACATCCTCTTTGTAGTTTTCTTTACCAACTTTAATTTTAACAGCTTCAAACCCAGCATCTAAATAACCTGAAATATTGGTCAACAATTTTTCCTGAGAAAAATTTAGATCGATACCCCCGGCGTAACAGAGAACACTGCTAGCTGCACCGCCCGCTATACGCCAAAGCGGTAAGCATGCTCGCTGGCAACGAATATCCCACAAGGCAATGTCAATCGCTGATTGAGCAAAACTAACTAATCCCCCACGCCCTATGTAATGTAACTTCCAATTAATGTCTTCCCAAATAGCCCTAATATTAGAACTATCTTTGCCAATTAAATGATCTTTTAACTCATCTTGTAAAAGAGAATAAATAGC
Protein-coding regions in this window:
- a CDS encoding zinc-dependent alcohol dehydrogenase, with amino-acid sequence MFAAKYVGERKFSLVEGEKTSPEQDEVTIQVGFVGICGTDMHIYHGVMDQRVGPPQIIGHEMSGTIVQVGESVKGFDVGDRVVVRPLDYCGSCPACEQGHSHICHNLKFMGIDSPGAFQNYWTVKARTLHKLPSAISLQEGALIEPLAVACHDVIRARLAAGEKAVVIGGGPIGQLVALMAKAIGAEVMLSEVNASRRRFAANHQILTVDPLASDLKNEVDVWSHGKGADVVFEVSGAQAAVDVMTEIAAVRGRICLVAIHPDKPKVDLFKFFWKELELVGARVYERSDFDTAIELVASGKIHLSSFITSISSLRNIEAAFASMDNNPESMKAIVRCAGEKA
- a CDS encoding mandelate racemase/muconate lactonizing enzyme family protein — encoded protein: MLQDVNTKSSSFFHYSTIKAMQVEYYQVPLAEALADAKHGVHTHFELIICRIICSDDIEGVGYTYTGGCGGKAIYSLLQDELKDHLIGKDSSNIRAIWEDINWKLHYIGRGGLVSFAQSAIDIALWDIRCQRACLPLWRIAGGAASSVLCYAGGIDLNFSQEKLLTNISGYLDAGFEAVKIKVGKENYKEDVTRVAAVRDLIGDERTFMVDANYSMGVEHAIRFGKKIEKYDIAWFEEPTIPDDFEGYGRIAQAIAIPLAMGENLHTIHEFTHAINYSKLGFLQPDASNIGGITGWLNIANLAYANNLSICSHGMHELHVSLMASQPHAGFLEVHSFPIDKYTTQPIQLENGRALAPNSIGTGVTFDPDLLNQHLVLKK